The Sphingobacteriales bacterium nucleotide sequence GAACAATATAAAACCTGATTTAATAATAAACAAAGTTTCGCCAACACTTATTGTTTTGACAATTTTAGCAATTATTATTTTTAGATATTTGGTATAGAATAATTCACCCACGTCATTATTGATTTCTCTTTGGCATATTGGTTTTCTAACCAACATGCCAATGTATTTATGTTATAATACAAACACTAAACAAGCACAAGCAAAACAAAACAAGATGATTTAAAGAAGTAAGATTTTTCAAGCTGAAGCCAAGAGCATGGCAAAGTGCCTCAGCTTGAACTTGATTTTTTTGTTACTTTTTTTATCAAGAAAAAAAGTAAGTATTACATTCTTGTATCAAGACAAAGAAAGTAAATAGACACATTTTATCAAGAAATAAGTTTAAAAATATAGAAATGTTATTGTCATTACCACGAAAGTGGTAATCTCCTAAACACTTAGAAACATGAGATTGCCATTTTCAAGGCAATGACATCAAACAATTTTAGGTAGTAAGGAATTTCAATAAACATCATCAAGATAAAGCAGAAAACAAGTTGCGCATTTTGGATATACACAAATGAAATAAGGAAGAAATAATACGACAGGATATTTAAAATACGCAAAAACATATTTAACATAGAATATTGATAATAATAAGCTTATGAAGAAAAAATATTTTTAACGTGCGGCGGATTTGCGAAGTTACGAACTGCAAACGAAGTTTGCAAGTGAAGTAATTTTGCAAATCCGTTGATGTGTTGAAGGTCGAGCGTAGCGAGCCTAAACGCATCAACGGATGTAATCCGCCGCACGATGTGCAAAAGGCGAAGCTATTTTGTGCCACATTTATTTTGCGCCGACGCTTCTATTTTTCCTGCTAACCATCTTATGATGTAAAATTATTTAGCGAATTGTTTTATATCATAATAATTTTATTTATCTTTAAACTAGATAGTTATCAAAAATTAAAAACAAAAAAAATTATGAAAAAAATTAGATTATTTTCCATCGTTTTATTCGCACTTTTAGCATTTTCTTGCAAAAAAGACAACTCAAATAACAATACAATAACTGAAAATCCGTTAGATCCAAATGAAGTTACATCTAACTTCTCAATTTTTGGCGCAGAATTGAAACTAGGAAATCCTTCGCTGCCAAGTTCAAATACAACAGCACCAAAGCTCTTTAATCCTATTGCAACAAATCAAGCAGTTATTGCTAACGTTCAATTTGGATTACCAATTTTAACTACCAATATCGATGATATTGCTGGTGTTTATGTAAAAGTAGATGGTGCAAATAATTATTTTGATGTGCCTGCTTCTTCTATAAATTTAAGGAAAACAAACAATTCAATTGGATTACAGATTTTATCAGATAGTAGTGGATTTCTAAATGTAAATCCAGGAACTATACAACCTGGTACGTTTTGTATAACATATTACATTTATAACGCTCAAAATGAAGTGAGCAATGCCATCAAAATTTGTTATAGAGTTATTGGATTTGGTGGAGCCGATTTTTTAAAAGGGAATTGGCACGTTCAAAGCATTGAAGAAATTGGTTATGGAGCAGATTCATATCCAAAAAACAATTCAATTAATTCAGAATTAGTTGATTGTAACTCTAACACATACGAATTTACGGGACCTTACAACTTCACAGAAGACTTATTTTGGAACTTTTCTACTACCACACAACGCTTATATCAAGATGAAAATGGAACAGGTCAAGATTGGAATTATGTTTGTGCCAATAATGGAAATGGAAGAGTTGTAAATATAAAAAACTATAGTGATGCTTCAGGAAATTGGGCTTATGATGTAATAAACAAAAGAGTAATTGTTTTAACAAGTAAGCAATACTCATATCGTAAAAACACAACAGAAAATGTAATTCTTACACAAGAAACTCTAAATTATGCAGGCAATGATGTTCGTGCAGATATCTATAATGTGGTACAAATTTCTGCAAATCAAATTCGATTAGATGGTATTGACTATGCAGGTAAGGTTGGTATCAGATTTATTTTAAAAAAATAATAGAATTACTACGACTTAATATCACTACTTATCTATATAAAAAATAATAAAAATATTTTTGCCATAAAAAAACCAACAATACATCACAGTTTCTTAATATCGTATTGATAATCATTATGGTATTAAATTAAAATAGAAGCTTATGTTAGAAAAGGGGTAGGAGTTCCTATGGTATTATACAATAGCATTGAAACCATTTAAATACACAAAAACATATTTAATATATAATATGGTAATAAAAAGATTATGAATAGAAAATATTTTTAACAAATAAATATACACAATTATGTATTATGTATATTTATATTAGATTTTAAAAATTGTAAACTTCGTTTGCAGTTCGTAACTTCGAAAATACGCCGCACGTTATAGACAATTTTTATAGAGCATTCTACATAAAATGAAAATAAGTACATTTATAATAATTTATTATCTGATAACATCTTGTCATAATAAACAAGATTTACAAAAAATAAATTTATTAGAAAGTCAAAATATAATATTAAATGATTCTTTAAAAAAGCAAAATCGAATCGTTCAGCTTGTGTACGATTCCTTAGTAGAAGTTCATGCAAATGAATTTACTATTTGTGGCGTCGTTTTTGAAAAGAAAATAATTATAAACAATCCTAATTCTAGAAAAATAAAACACAATGATTTTTATGAAGCAAATGAGTCTTATGTGAAAACTCAAGATGTCCTATCAAATGCTTTTTTATATAATGAACCAACTCCAAATAGAATATTTATAGATTCATTTAAGTTCTCTGTACCCATTTCAAATTCGTTGGGAAATGGTAGTAATGCGTTTTTTAAATTTAAACCCAAAAATTCAGGGTGGTATTATTGGAATGGAATCTGGCAAACTAGAAATGATCGTACAGGAAAGTTAACTTCATTATCTATTGTTGATTCATTTTATGTATATTCCTAAAAACTGCCGTTAACATCATTTGAATTCATACAATGTAATTTTGGTTATATATTAATGTATTATGTTCTCCAATAGTTTGATGTAGGTGCTTAAGCCATTTGTTATTTCTGATACATAGATGTATTCATCTGCAGTGTGCGAACGCTCAGATTTGCCTGGTCCTATTTTTACTGATGGTATTTTGAGCAATGCTTGGTCTGATAGTGTTGCAGAACCAAAAGTGTCTATACCTAGTTTCTCAGCAGATTTTACAATATTATGTTCTTTATCAATACTCGATGGATTTAATCTTGTTGAACGTGGCTTTATCTCAGCCTTTAAGTTGTCTCTAAGAATTTCTAATACTTGCTCGTGTGTGTATTCTGGAATGGTACGCACATCTATGGTATATTTACATACGTCAGGTATTACATTGTGTTGTGTGCCTGCGTTAATGATTGAAACAGTTAATTTTATTGGTCCAAGATGTGAATTGATTTTCTTGAATTGATAGTTCTCTATCCATTGCAAATCTTTAATTGCAAGGTATATTGCATTGATACCTTCGTTGCGTGCTGCATGTCCTGCTTTGCCTTTTATTTCGGCATCTATGACCATTAAGCCTTTTTCTGCAATAGCCATTTTCATTTCTGTTGGTTCGCCAACAATTGCAAACTCGCATGTGCTTGTTATTTCTTCAATAGACGCAATGCCATTTACACCAGAAATTTCTTCTTCGGCTGTGGCAGCAAAAATGATATTATAACTTAAATCTTCGGCTTCGTAATAATGTAAAAATGTACCTAATAAACAAACTAAAGCTGCACCAGCATCATTTACACCTAATCCAATTAATTTGTCTTCTTCAAAAATGGCTTGGTATGGTTCTTTTGTCCAGCCATTCACTGGTTTCACGGTATCAATATGTGAATTGAGTAGGATAGTAGGTTTTAGAAAATTAAAATGCTTGTTCTTCACCCAAATATTATTGAGTTTTGTTTCGTATGGTATTTTTTCTTTTTTAAAGAATTTGACCAATAATTGCTTGGCATCTTGCTCTTCTTTGCTCAGCGATTTTGTTTCGATGAGCTGACAGAGTAATTTTGTGATTTTTTGTTCAATAGTTGTTTTCATTAGTTTTTAAAGGTTGTACCAAATATACTATTTTTATGTACAATATCTAGTAAATCTTGTGCATGGCATAGTGTAACTTCTGAGACACCTTGCAATATTGCTTGCTTAATATTTTGTACTTTTGGAATCATACCAGCAACAATAGATTGATTATCAATCATTATTTGAATATCATTGATATTTATTTCTTTTATGTTTGATGTTTCGTCTTCGATATTTGCCAACAAACCTTTCTTTTCAAAACAATAATATAATTTTATATTAATACGTTCTGCTAGTGCAATGGCAATGCTTGATGCAATAGTATCTGCATTCGTGTTGAGCAATTGCCCTTCAGCATCTGCACAAATTGGCGCAACAATAGGAGCGTAGCCTTTTTCTACTAAATCTATCAGCAATGAAGTATTGATTGTAGTAATGTCTCCAACAAAAACATAATCTATACTTGGATGTTTTCTTTTGTGTGCTTGTATTAATTTGGCATCAGCGCCAGACAAACCAATTGCATTGCAATGATTGGATTGCAATTTGGCTACTATATTTTTATTGATGTAGCCAGCATACACCATAGTTACAATTTTCAGTGTTTCTGCATCTGTAATTCTTCTACCATCAATCATCTTTGTTTCAATGTTCATTTTTGTAGACAATTGAGTTGCCAATTTTCCTCCACCATGAATTAGTATTTTAGGTTGATTTATCTTTGAAAAACTATGTAAGAAATCTGCTAATGCATTTTCATCATCTATAATATTTCCGCCAATTTTTATTACTAATATTTCTTCCATATTGATTGTTGTAAAATTAAAAAACGTCTTTCAAAATTGAAAGACGTTTTAGAAAAATGTTTAGCTAATTTATTTTATAATTTAAAATCTTCGTCTGATAATGGTACATTTATTTTAAGATTTTTCATCTCATAAATTTCGTAAGTACCTTTGTCATCTTCCATTTTTTGATATAATGGTAAGTTTGTAGCTTTATCTAAATAGATAGTTGTTTTTTTAGCATAAGAAGATGGTATTTTAATTACTTGACCAACTTTTAAGTCATCGTCAATATCATTCAACTCTTTAATTCTATATTCAGGTACTGCTAATGCTTCACCAACTTTCCATACTGTAGTTTGTCCAGCTT carries:
- a CDS encoding M20/M25/M40 family metallo-hydrolase, whose product is MKTTIEQKITKLLCQLIETKSLSKEEQDAKQLLVKFFKKEKIPYETKLNNIWVKNKHFNFLKPTILLNSHIDTVKPVNGWTKEPYQAIFEEDKLIGLGVNDAGAALVCLLGTFLHYYEAEDLSYNIIFAATAEEEISGVNGIASIEEITSTCEFAIVGEPTEMKMAIAEKGLMVIDAEIKGKAGHAARNEGINAIYLAIKDLQWIENYQFKKINSHLGPIKLTVSIINAGTQHNVIPDVCKYTIDVRTIPEYTHEQVLEILRDNLKAEIKPRSTRLNPSSIDKEHNIVKSAEKLGIDTFGSATLSDQALLKIPSVKIGPGKSERSHTADEYIYVSEITNGLSTYIKLLENIIH
- the argB gene encoding acetylglutamate kinase encodes the protein MEEILVIKIGGNIIDDENALADFLHSFSKINQPKILIHGGGKLATQLSTKMNIETKMIDGRRITDAETLKIVTMVYAGYINKNIVAKLQSNHCNAIGLSGADAKLIQAHKRKHPSIDYVFVGDITTINTSLLIDLVEKGYAPIVAPICADAEGQLLNTNADTIASSIAIALAERINIKLYYCFEKKGLLANIEDETSNIKEININDIQIMIDNQSIVAGMIPKVQNIKQAILQGVSEVTLCHAQDLLDIVHKNSIFGTTFKN